Within the Malassezia vespertilionis chromosome 3, complete sequence genome, the region CATGCAGCGGACGGCCCAGTTGAGAGAGATCCTTCACATAGTTTCCATGGTGATTGTGGCAAGACTCGCGGAAAAGCCGGTGTCGAACCACCTTGTGCATATCCAAAATATCAATCACCGGATCCGCGTATTTGTTCAAGCTCGCGGTGAAGATGACCACTTCGTATATCTGCCCCATTAGGCGCATAAATTCGTCGACTCCAGGCCGCTTGATGACGTACACATTGTGTGTGACGCCGTCAATCTCAACCGGAACGATGAAATCAGCGTTGGGGACCATTTTAAAGCTGCTATGCACCAGCGTTTCGTCCAAGTCAAGGACAAGACATTTGCGATTTGCATCGATGGACAACGTGGGTGCCAGTAGCGGCCTCGGCTTGCCGCTTTCATCCAGAGGAATACCGTTGCCGCCTTGCTGTATAAGCCGCTGCTCCGCAGCATACAACTCCTGCTCCGAAGCGAGGTCCAGGGCGTACCCTGTCGGTGCGCCGCCTGTAGGTGAAACAGAAGTAATGATATCGTTGCCAAATGCATACTCCTCTTCCGTATGTCCTGCGGTGGTAGGCGGCCCAATAACACTATCCCGACTGGGCAAATGTGCGTCAGTATCGTCATGATAACTGCCACCCAAAGCAGCACCAAGCACACCTCCCGAGGCGAGGCCGGCGCCGATCGATGACCGAATCGGCCCATTCTTTTCCTGTGTCGAGCCCACCGTTTGTGCTGTGGATGATGCTGGTATACCCAGCAAATTCTGAAGCTTGGGTGCCTGCCCATTCTTCGACAGGGTCGAATCATGCGCAGGCTTGCTTTGCAAATGATCGTTTGCGGCAGCGGCTGTGGCCGAGCCGGAAGAGCATGTCATCATCGCGAGCAGCTTCTTTAACCCGCGCGGGCGCttgggcgcagcgtcggcagctGGCTGCGAACGTGGACCAGAGACATTCTGTTGCAGACGTGAGAGTTGTGTACCGGACGGCGACGTATGCACGCTCCTCTCCGACAAGTTATTCGGAacttgcgtcgcagctTGCTCCGGCTCGgtcagcggcgcatgctgctcGTGCGCCACGGCCGAGTGCATTGCATTCGGCTCTGGTGAAGGTGCAGCTGTGACAAACACGTTGGGAGTTTCTGTGGTAGTGGgcagcgcttgcggtgCACGGTGGAAATCGGGGTCGAGGcccggcgcatcgtcccGCGCCGACATGGGTGTATCATGTGTAGCGCCCTGTGCGGAGTGCGGCCACGCATTGAATACGGTATCTCCGGGAGATTTATGATACAGCGCGGCACCAGAtacgcgacgcgctggcTGCGCGGTCGGAGGTTGCAAGGTGGAAGTCGGGGCCTGCAAATACGACGGTATTTGCTCGCTATTTGTTGGTATGGGGCCTGCAGTCTCATAGCTTAATGGGACTGCATGCGTAGTCGGCAATATGCCGCTCATCGCCAATTTTTTATGCGTTCACGCGCACAGGTACAAAAACGCTCTTCGACGCGTTCAGACAGACGTCTTTGTATACGCAGCGGAACAGGTGCCGCTACGGACATTTTGCACTTGCTTACATACTCGCGACAAACCCGTCATACCCAGTGCCAGTGCCACGTGTTCTTGCAgacgcctcgcgcgcgacgtttAGGCCACGCAGATGGAAGGCACGCAGGCCACACACGAAAAATCGGCGATGTCTatggacgaggaagaggaagacAGGGATTTTATAAACGTCGAGTTTGACTTCTCCGCGCCTTGCAAGACTGACCACCAGGCGCTCAAACGCCTCTTTCAGCAGCTTTTTTATACGCATGCACCGCAGATGGACATTGGCGCGATGGCAGACTACATCATCCGGCTGAGCCAAGACAACGGGATTGGTACCGTAGTCAAAGTGGATGATATGGAACAGGTGCACGATCCCTACGCCGTCGTGAGTGCAATGACGATCGGTGTACCGGGCGCCGAAGCGGCGGAGCAAATGCGCGCCTATCTCGTAAAACAGCtattgcgcggcgcttcgggCAAGGCGCTGCTAGAACTTGTGCAGTCTGCTTCTGCTTCTTCACCGCTTGTGATGctgctgcacgagcgcatgATCAATTTGCCGGTTCAAGTCGTGCCTCCAATGCTCCGCATGCTGTACGAAGAGTATGAGCAAGGACGAGAAGAGGTGACGCCTGTAGCACCGAAACCATCGCACATGCTTGTGTTTTCGCGTGCGTTTAGTGCAGATGCGTTTGAAGAAGAGAACGCGGAGGCGACAGGtcttgcaggcgcgcgaaaacGCAAGGCAGAGGAAGCTACACTTGGAAACAAGAGCATGCGGAAGCAGCTGAAGCAGGTGTCGGGGCGTGCACCAAAAAGGCAGGCCGACGGGCTGGGCTCCTTCCACCCCGAGGACGAAGTAATGATGGAATGTGCGTCGCATACGTACACCTTCCGCTTCCCTCCGCCGCCAGACGCAGCAGACACGTACGAGGCGCCGATTTTTGGACGCATATTTGCCATTCCCTATGCCCAAGTGCCTGCTGTAATTAAGCGTGTAGAAGAAGAGTGGCCTGTGCCTAGCTAGTATTGTAAGGTACACATTTTTTTTCCTATCTGCGAGCGCTACTCCGATCCAAGGACCTTGTTGTCCCGATTTTGCTTGTCTTGCCCCTCATTGCCATGTTCGTCTTCGTTTCTTTGGCTGTGCTCTGTTTCGCCAGAAACAATGTTGAACTGGAGGCTGTCGTTTTCCTTGCCAATCGTCACGCGCACAGTGTCACCTTCGGAAACCGTGCCTTGTATAATTTCGGAGGCAAGTGGATTTAAGAGGCGCTTCTGGATGAGACGGTTTAATGGacgtgcgccaaacgctGGCTCGTAGCCCGCCTTGGCAAGCCATTCCCTTGCGGCCCCATCGACTTcgatgcggatgcgcttgtcgtgcaggcgctgctcgacctCCTTCAGGCGGATATTGACAATGCCGTTAAGGGTCGCAGCGGCAAGATTGTTGAACACAATTTGTTCGTCCAGGCGGTTGAGCAGCTCCGGAGCAAAAGCGCGGCTCACGTCTTTGGTCACACGCTTCAGCGCCTCCGGTGTTGGGCGGCCTTCACTGTCTGTAGCGCCAGGCTCGTAGAGCACCTCGGCACCCACGTTGGTGGTAAGAATAATAATCGTTTGGCGGAAGTCGACGACACGGCCCTGCGAATCCTGCAAGCGACCTTCTTCCATAATTTGAAGAAGAAGTGTATGGATGCTGCGGTTCGCCTTTTCAATCTCGTCAAACAATACAACAGAGTACGGTTGACGACGCACTTGCTCCGTAAGCTGACCACCGTCCTCGTGGCCGACGTAGCCAGGCGGAGACCCAATCAGTTTCGAGACCGAGTGAGATTCGCTCAGTTCGGAACAGTTAATTTGGATCATCTTCTCCGAGTCAAAGAGAAATTCGGCAAGGCCCTTGGCGGCCTCTGTCTTACCGACACCAGTACCACCAAGGAACATGAAGGATGCCAACGGACGCTTTGCCGAGTGCAGACCGGCGCGGCTGAGACGAACAGCGTGGCCAATGGCCTCAAGCGCCTGGTCTTGGCCGACGATGCGGTGGCGCAATTGGTCTTCAATGCCCATGAGACGCtcacgctcgccgcggaTCAGgttgcgcacaggcacgcccGTTATCTTGGCTACAACATTGGCAATGTCGTCGCTGGTGATGCGATCGTGCAACATACTCGACTCGCCATTCGCACCCTTAATGAGCTCCTCCTCTTTGGGAAGCTCGGCGTTGAGGTCGGGAATGCGGCCGTAGGTAAGCTCCGCGACACGCTGGAAGTCACCTTCACGGgtcgcgcgctcgagctcaATACGACTGCGCTCGATTTCTCCCTTAATTTCCTTGACCTTGTCGAGGTGCTCACGCTCCTCCATCCATGTCGAGGTAAGCTTGGCACATTCTTGGCGCTTCACGTTGAGTTCCTGCTCGCAAAATCCCCTGCGCTCGACAGAAAGAGGGTCAGTTTCATTGCGCAAAGACTCGAGCTCAATCTGAAGTGTCAAAATTTCGCGGTCCAGCGTCTCAATCTGCTCAGGTTTGCTTTCTTGCTGgagacgcagcgcagacATGGCCTCGTCCAAGAGATCAATAGCAGAGTCAGGGAGTTTGCGCTCCGAAAGATAGCGCGCGGCATAATTTGCTGCAGTAACCAGTGCCCCATCACTCACGCCAACGCCATGATGCAGCTCGTAGCGGTCGCGGAGACCACGCAAAATCGCAACGGTTTGATCCACGGTGGGCTCCAATACAGTGACAGGCTGGAAGCGCCTTGCAAGCGCAGGATCCTTTTCAATGTAGCGGCGGTACTCGTCGTAGGTAGTCGCCCCTGCAcagtgcagcgtgccgcgaGCCAGCATGGGCTTCATCATGTTCGCCGCATCGAGCGAGCCTTCAGCCTTGCCAAGGTTCAAGAGCatgtgcagctcgtcgatAAACACAATCACACTGCCCGCCTCGTGCTCGAGATCGGCCAAAAGTGCTTTAAAGCGCTCCTCAAATGCACCGCGGTAGGATGCGCCAGCGAGTAGCTTGCCAAGATCCAGCGCACAGATTTCCTTGTCCTGCAGCGACTCAGGGACTTCTTTATTCACaatacgctgcgcgaggcccTCCATAACTGAGGTCTTGCCTACACCAGCGGGACCCACAAGTACAGGGTTAGACTTGGTACGCCTCGAAAGCACTTGAATGGTGCGGCGGATTTCGCCGTCACGGCCAATCACCGGGTCAAGCTTACCTTCGCGTGCCAGGTCCGTCAAATTTGTAGAGTATTCTTTCAAGGTGTCGCCCGGTTTGCTCTCTCCTTGATTGGGATTCATGCGCATGCCTTGGAAACCGCCACCACCCGGCGGCTGCTGAAAGTGGCGCGCAGAtgtgtgcaagcgcatccgcgCGGGGCAAGCCATGCTGCGTTGCGGCTTCGCGGCTTGCGCCAATGCCCGTGCAGGCGATACAAACGCTGCAGAAGTCCTCCTTTTAGCAACATATCGTGCAGAGATTGCTGATAATGTAGGTTTTGCTTCCAATGGGCTTAGTATCATGGGAGCAAAAGAAGGAGAGCATTTGTGGCAATGCGCTCTTTATGCTCCGCCCGCATGGGCCATATCCTATTTTCTTTAGTCAGCACAAGTGCGCTCCGAAAGCATCTAGACTCTTCCAGCATACGCCGTGCCATACGCCATGTTTCCTTCGCGCTTGTCCGTTTTGCAAGGGCGCGGGGGCGTCGGAGGAGGCAAAGAGCGCGTGTGTCAGCGGTGTGAGCAGGCGGGCCACGCAATATACGAATGCAAGAACCCGCGACCGTACAAATCGCGCCCGACGCGGACGCAAGTGCTGGCAAACCCCAGACTGGGCGAAAAAATGCGCTCGGATCCTATTCTTTTTGAACAGATTCAGCACAGCGGTACAGCAGACCGTGTATTGGCGCGAAGAGAGGCTGAGAGAGCGTCGGAACGGAGACGCAGCATGTCGCCAAGTCCACGACGTAGTCGCGAACAAAGCGTCTCGTCGGCGTCACACGACTCGGACAGCTCGTATAGCCACCCAGCCTCCTGCAGCACTTGCTCGTCACGTTCGCGGTCCGTTTCCCCTGTGCACTCCCTGCACTCCCCGCGCCCTTCTGTATCTCCTGGTCGGCGCGACTGAGCAGAGACGCAATAACAAGCACTACACACTGCATTATTATGTTCTATGTATGGCGTAACGACGTCGCAAAGCATATACTCTTGTCGATATGGCACCTAACCTTGTACCACACGCTACTTTCCCTGCCTATACCGCATCACAAGACCCATTGCAACGTTATCAGCAACGGTCTAGAATTGTCCGCTACGAGGCCGGCCGTGCCAATCATGCGCTGGTGCACTGCCAATAAATTACATGTATGCAAATGAAATAAATAAAAAGAACCAGTTCATTCGGACGTGCGCACATTCGATTCGATCACATCCCGCACTACCCACACGCTTCGCAAAAACGCTTTTTTTGTATGGTGGATCAGTCGGGCCATATAGGCTTAGGCAATACAACGCCACCACGCCATGCAGCGAAAAACGGGACTGCGAACGCGGCACAATCTCCCCATGCCCGGAAAGGAATGCATGTAGACGCCGAGGAGCATGACGGAAGCGCTACTTCAGGCCCTGCCCCATCGAAGCGTGAACGCACCGAGTGGGAAAAGAACCGCGGTGCAGGGAGCAGCGTGATTCTGTGGCACGAGCACctgcgcgaaaaagaccCCGAAGCTTGGCGTGAGTTCAACTGGACGGCGTTGGACGTCGTGCCCTCCATAGCCAAGGTCCTTCAGATGTGCAGCAACCCTGTCGAGGTGGTTGGAATGGACCGGCTTTTGGACTGGGGCATCACTGACTACACAATCCTGCCGCGAGTCTTGGGCCGCGGCCGATTCTCCACTGTATACCTCGCTGTGAAGAACAATACTTACTATGCCATTAAACACACGGCGCTATTTCCACACCACGAGCTGGTCGCCACACGGTTACTCCGCGAGCCACGgctcctcgccgagctgccGCCGCATCCAAACCTGGTCACAGTGACTGAAACGATCCGCACGCCGGGCCACTTTTATCTCGTGGAAGAATATTTAGAAGGATACATTACCCTGGAACAGCTTATCccacgacgctgcacgacCAAATCACCCACCGTCCCAGTGCTGCCACTGGCCGATGCGGAGAAGATTTTTAAACAGCTGGTCCTTGTTCTTTACGCAATCCACTGGCCGTTGCGCGTATGCCACAGAGATGTGAAGCCGGAAAACGTCATGGTGCATCCCGAAACGCTGCATCTCAAGCTTCTAGACTTTGGCCTTGCAACGCATTTCAGCAAGAGTCGTGCAAAGCTGACAACCTGCTGCGGCTCGCCTGCATTCCACTGCCCAGAAATtgtcgccgcgctcgcctCGCCGCCAGGATATGTTGCATATTGGGGCCCCGAAGTCGATGCGTGGACCTGCGGTATGacgatgctgcgctgcttaTCTGGAATTCGATACCCACTTGGCACATCCCACAcaacaagcgccgcgatggCATCGCGTGCCAAACAAGTCCTGCGCACGTTTCCCCAgagtgcactgcgcgacaACATTGCTCTTTTGCTGGACACGAatggcgagcggcgcatgcgcaatTTCAAGGACCTCGCCGAGCACTTTTTGCAGAGCGAGCCGAGCAATCCAATTGCACGCAACGAACTCAAAAGCACCACATTTATTCCTACTGTGCCCCAGCATTCTATCTCGCTTCCACTACTCCGTACGCAGGCGCCTTCCACGCGCGTTGTCCCGAGTGCGCTTCCGCTTCCCGGCATGGGACAAGAGCCTTTGTACACAGAGCTCACGCTGCTCAATGTGACCAAACAGCCGCCAGGGCGCATCATGTCGTTTATCAAGTACGCGCTTCGGTGTGCAGGCATCCTGTTCCAAGTCTTACCTGGGTCGGACACGTCCGATATGGCGCATGCTACAGCACTGCATTGCGTCGTGGAATTGACAgacggcgagcgcgacgggcCATGGACCAATCTACTCCACTCTGTCATGTCGATACTGGGACAGCCAAACAAAGACGAGCCATACATGGTTGTTCCGACACGGAGCAAATCAGTAAAGTCGACGGCAGTGCTACCGGAAAATGCAGACTCGACTGTGAAGCCATGTAGTGGCCCTTCAGGAAAGCAGGGCTCACTCACCATGCTTGCTTTCAACTTGTTGATTGTATTCCcctctgcagcgcacgacgaAACGGCGACGCCGCATGATGGCATGGGAACCTTTGTGGCACGGATGGGCGGGACTGCCGACCGTGCGCCTATTTCACAGCCCGCAGCGGCAGCCGCGTCGCCTGAGGGTGCAAACACGCCGTTGCCGTGGTCCGGTGCTGCGGATGTGGTGCATGCATACGTGTCAAACCAGCGCGCTGTTCCATACGTACGTGGCGCGCTCAGCTGCGGTGGTATCCGCGAGCAAGAAACACCACCCCTACCCAAAGGCGTTTCGCCCACGGCCTCTGCAAATAAAATGCTGTCGAGCGAAAATGCCTACGCGGATCCCCTGGGGCCcgacgcgctccttgcCTCTTTGCACAACATTCAATCGTCCCTGACGGCTGTGCTTGCCCTTGAGGAAGGTCAAGAGGACACTGCCAGTTTGGACCGGCTCAATCGCCGCATGCTGTACCTTTGCACACGCATCACGGGCGACTTAGCCGATACCTCGCGCAAAGAAGCAGTCAtcagcacgctgcaagcgtACAACTTTGAGGCACTCGAGACACTTGCACCTGCACTGGCGTTGGTAGAGGAAAAGGCAAAGCGAGAGAATGCGTTGGAGACCAAGGAGCGTGCAGAAAGTACTGGCAGTTTGGCCTTGACTATTTTGGagctttttgcgcagcacagcagtGCCAAGGAGATGCTCCTGGGCGTGCAAGAGCAAATTGAGTTCtacggcggcgcattgtaCGATGAAGCAAGTGGGCCCCCTATGCGCAAGAACGCACAACTCCTCCAGACTATCCTGGGGCTATTGCAGCTCTTACTCATTGTGATTCCCATGGTCAAGGCAAAGAAACCAAGTGTCTTTCTGGAGCCTGTCCTGGAGCTCTTGTCCCCAAAGCTCTACGTCCACATTCTTCctacggcgctgcacgctgtAGACACTGTGGATACCCGCGAAGAACTGGCGACACAGTCTGTTGTCGTCCTCTGCGAGCTCTTACTGAGCATCCGTGCGTGGTGTAAGCGCCAAGGGAGCGAGGGAATGCTTCTAGATTTAGGCACGATGCTGATCCAAGGCCTCCACGCAATGCATTCCTATCTGCCGTACATTGCTAATGGCACTTCGAAACGCGACCGCAACGAGGCTGCTGTACGACCTCTCGTATGCGTTCAAACCACGCCGTTGAAGGCAGAACACGTCACCGGGCGCGTCACCGTGTGGAACATTGTGCGAAAAACATGCGACATGCTGCACCTAAACTTGGTCGAGCGTGCATTTCCGCCTAAAGGCGCACGTCACAGTGTACAGGAAGCACGTCGTGCCTTCttggtgcttgcgcagcagctaGCGTACGAACTGTTCGTCTCGCGCGTACAAGGCCGCTCTCGCAATCGGCTGCGGTACGCCATGTGGAATGCCGAAGTGCTTGGCGATCCAATGCTCTGGACACcaagcattgcgcgcgaacTATTAGATCGCTGCGCCGAGGTATTCCCCACCATGTACCTTGCAGAGCTAGGCACACTCCACACGCTACCATCCCCTGCTTTGTTAGAGGCTGCTACCGAAGTTCAGCAGACAGACATGATGATTGCTTTTGTGCAATGGTCGCTGGATGCCTTGCACCGCAGCGACGCTACACATGTGCTGCCCGACACGACAACAGAACACCTCACACGCACACTCGCATTTTTGGCCGTGGTGACGCCGCTGCCTCTTTTGCGCCATCAAGCGTTTTTGTGCACGTCCAAGCTTTTGCAGGACTACAGCTCGGCAGACGCGACCGTTGCAATGCTGCAGGAAATGCTTGCGCCACTGTCGCCGCAGCCACTGCGCACTGCCACAGTGAATCTTGTGCGCACAatttgctttgcgcacatcactgcgctggagcgcgcaaaagcaatTGACGCTGCACACGATCCACTTTTTGCTCATGGCCGGTTGTGGTCGGCTTTGCAAGGCATGCTGTTTGTGCTGCcgcacttggcgccgcgctaCGAAGATCACGATGCGCTACGTGAATTGGAGTCGTTTTTGGTGGATCACCGCGCTTACCTGCAAGAATGCTGCGTATTATACTATTTGATATCTTGCCGCGACGTGCACAACTACACTGGTCTGGATGTGCACCAAGTTTCGCGCGAATTCATCGGCCCCCTTGCGGCGTTTGTCCATGGCTGGGAACAGTTCTGCGCAACACACCACGACGTGGGCGTGGCAGTACGAAATGAAATTATGGTACTTGACGACAGCGTCACGCAAGCGGAAACCAGCATGGACCGCGATCACGTAAAATATACTCTCCTCTAGGCACTGGCCTGTGTACTATAATCACGTTTTTTTAGCAAACATGCGCTACTTTTTCTTGGTCTGGCGAACCGAGGAGGCGAGCAGCGTTTTGATCTCTTCATTCTCCACCTGCTTGTCGTTCTTGACCTTTCCGGGAGAGTACCAAGTAGGCGTAGGAGTCAAACGGATTGCGCCCTTGGGGCTCACTGCGACGGTAAAGAATACTTGTGCGGTAATGGCAGACGA harbors:
- a CDS encoding protein-serine/threonine phosphatase (EggNog:ENOG503NTXG; COG:K), which produces MSARDDAPGLDPDFHRAPQALPTTTETPNVFVTAAPSPEPNAMHSAVAHEQHAPLTEPEQAATQVPNNLSERSVHTSPSGTQLSRLQQNVSGPRSQPAADAAPKRPRGLKKLLAMMTCSSGSATAAAANDHLQSKPAHDSTLSKNGQAPKLQNLLGIPASSTAQTVGSTQEKNGPIRSSIGAGLASGGVLGAALGGSYHDDTDAHLPSRDSVIGPPTTAGHTEEEYAFGNDIITSVSPTGGAPTGYALDLASEQELYAAEQRLIQQGGNGIPLDESGKPRPLLAPTLSIDANRKCLVLDLDETLVHSSFKMVPNADFIVPVEIDGVTHNVYVIKRPGVDEFMRLMGQIYEVVIFTASLNKYADPVIDILDMHKVVRHRLFRESCHNHHGNYVKDLSQLGRPLHDTIILDNSPASYIFHPTNAVPVSSWFNDPHDTELTDLCPFLDDLTSVDDVRIVLDGFIGSSL
- the BCP1 gene encoding Mss4p nuclear export (COG:U; EggNog:ENOG503NVUT; BUSCO:EOG092649VA), which translates into the protein MSMDEEEEDRDFINVEFDFSAPCKTDHQALKRLFQQLFYTHAPQMDIGAMADYIIRLSQDNGIGTVVKVDDMEQVHDPYAVVSAMTIGVPGAEAAEQMRAYLVKQLLRGASGKALLELVQSASASSPLVMLLHERMINLPVQVVPPMLRMLYEEYEQGREEVTPVAPKPSHMLVFSRAFSADAFEEENAEATGLAGARKRKAEEATLGNKSMRKQLKQVSGRAPKRQADGLGSFHPEDEVMMECASHTYTFRFPPPPDAADTYEAPIFGRIFAIPYAQVPAVIKRVEEEWPVPS
- a CDS encoding uncharacterized protein (COG:O; EggNog:ENOG503NWFJ), which codes for MACPARMRLHTSARHFQQPPGGGGFQGMRMNPNQGESKPGDTLKEYSTNLTDLAREGKLDPVIGRDGEIRRTIQVLSRRTKSNPVLVGPAGVGKTSVMEGLAQRIVNKEVPESLQDKEICALDLGKLLAGASYRGAFEERFKALLADLEHEAGSVIVFIDELHMLLNLGKAEGSLDAANMMKPMLARGTLHCAGATTYDEYRRYIEKDPALARRFQPVTVLEPTVDQTVAILRGLRDRYELHHGVGVSDGALVTAANYAARYLSERKLPDSAIDLLDEAMSALRLQQESKPEQIETLDREILTLQIELESLRNETDPLSVERRGFCEQELNVKRQECAKLTSTWMEEREHLDKVKEIKGEIERSRIELERATREGDFQRVAELTYGRIPDLNAELPKEEELIKGANGESSMLHDRITSDDIANVVAKITGVPVRNLIRGERERLMGIEDQLRHRIVGQDQALEAIGHAVRLSRAGLHSAKRPLASFMFLGGTGVGKTEAAKGLAEFLFDSEKMIQINCSELSESHSVSKLIGSPPGYVGHEDGGQLTEQVRRQPYSVVLFDEIEKANRSIHTLLLQIMEEGRLQDSQGRVVDFRQTIIILTTNVGAEVLYEPGATDSEGRPTPEALKRVTKDVSRAFAPELLNRLDEQIVFNNLAAATLNGIVNIRLKEVEQRLHDKRIRIEVDGAAREWLAKAGYEPAFGARPLNRLIQKRLLNPLASEIIQGTVSEGDTVRVTIGKENDSLQFNIVSGETEHSQRNEDEHGNEGQDKQNRDNKVLGSE
- a CDS encoding uncharacterized protein (EggNog:ENOG503NZYD; COG:T; TransMembrane:1 (o847-865i)) — translated: MVDQSGHIGLGNTTPPRHAAKNGTANAAQSPHARKGMHVDAEEHDGSATSGPAPSKRERTEWEKNRGAGSSVILWHEHLREKDPEAWREFNWTALDVVPSIAKVLQMCSNPVEVVGMDRLLDWGITDYTILPRVLGRGRFSTVYLAVKNNTYYAIKHTALFPHHELVATRLLREPRLLAELPPHPNLVTVTETIRTPGHFYLVEEYLEGYITLEQLIPRRCTTKSPTVPVLPLADAEKIFKQLVLVLYAIHWPLRVCHRDVKPENVMVHPETLHLKLLDFGLATHFSKSRAKLTTCCGSPAFHCPEIVAALASPPGYVAYWGPEVDAWTCGMTMLRCLSGIRYPLGTSHTTSAAMASRAKQVLRTFPQSALRDNIALLLDTNGERRMRNFKDLAEHFLQSEPSNPIARNELKSTTFIPTVPQHSISLPLLRTQAPSTRVVPSALPLPGMGQEPLYTELTLLNVTKQPPGRIMSFIKYALRCAGILFQVLPGSDTSDMAHATALHCVVELTDGERDGPWTNLLHSVMSILGQPNKDEPYMVVPTRSKSVKSTAVLPENADSTVKPCSGPSGKQGSLTMLAFNLLIVFPSAAHDETATPHDGMGTFVARMGGTADRAPISQPAAAAASPEGANTPLPWSGAADVVHAYVSNQRAVPYVRGALSCGGIREQETPPLPKGVSPTASANKMLSSENAYADPLGPDALLASLHNIQSSLTAVLALEEGQEDTASLDRLNRRMLYLCTRITGDLADTSRKEAVISTLQAYNFEALETLAPALALVEEKAKRENALETKERAESTGSLALTILELFAQHSSAKEMLLGVQEQIEFYGGALYDEASGPPMRKNAQLLQTILGLLQLLLIVIPMVKAKKPSVFLEPVLELLSPKLYVHILPTALHAVDTVDTREELATQSVVVLCELLLSIRAWCKRQGSEGMLLDLGTMLIQGLHAMHSYLPYIANGTSKRDRNEAAVRPLVCVQTTPLKAEHVTGRVTVWNIVRKTCDMLHLNLVERAFPPKGARHSVQEARRAFLVLAQQLAYELFVSRVQGRSRNRLRYAMWNAEVLGDPMLWTPSIARELLDRCAEVFPTMYLAELGTLHTLPSPALLEAATEVQQTDMMIAFVQWSLDALHRSDATHVLPDTTTEHLTRTLAFLAVVTPLPLLRHQAFLCTSKLLQDYSSADATVAMLQEMLAPLSPQPLRTATVNLVRTICFAHITALERAKAIDAAHDPLFAHGRLWSALQGMLFVLPHLAPRYEDHDALRELESFLVDHRAYLQECCVLYYLISCRDVHNYTGLDVHQVSREFIGPLAAFVHGWEQFCATHHDVGVAVRNEIMVLDDSVTQAETSMDRDHVKYTLL